The region TTACCCAAAGCACCATGCCAGTAAATAGGCCAAGTAATTTCAGTGCCAATGTAGCTATAAGCTACGGTTTTACAATTATCAGCTAAAACACCAGCATCACTTAAGGCGCTCATCCATAATTCCCAGTCTTCACCACCCATGACGGTAACTGTGTCGGCAATTTCTTGTTCGGTTGCTGGTTCTACAGATGTTTCAATGATGGTGTTTTTGTTGGTATCTACTGCAGTCGCAGTATATTTTTCACCAATTGGCTTAAGTGATGAGCGGATCACTTCACCCGTATCAGGTAGTTTACGAACAGGAGAGGCTAAAGAATAAACCACCATATCAATCTGGCCGAGGTCTTCTTTAATTAACTCAATGACTTTTTGTTTTGCTTCATGACTGAATGCATCACAATTTATGCTTTTTGAATATAAGCCTTCAGCTTTAGCAAATTTGTCAAAGTAAGCTGAATTGTACCAACCTGCAGTGCCTGGCTTAGTTTCCGTGCTTGGCTTTTCAAAGAATACACCGATGGTCGCAGCGTCACTTCCGAATGCTGAAGCAATTCGAGAAGACAAACCATAACCACTTGAAGAGCCGACAACTAATACCTTTTTAGGGCCATTAGCAATTTTGCCTTTCGCTTTAGTTAATTCAATTTGTTCTTTCACATTTGCTTCACAACCAACAGGGTGAGTTGTTGTACAGATAAAGCCACGTGTCTTAGGTTTAATTATCATAATTTCTTTTCTTCCTTTAACAATCGCCCTAGGATAAATAGTTAGTCACCTAAATGGCACTGATTTTTAATAAATATGGGTAAATAACTCAGTGGTTGGAGCAGTTTAGCGTTTTGCCGAGAGTTGAGCTTGCTCAGAAATTAACCGTCGAGTGTATGCTTCTTGTGGATTAGTAAACAACTCTTCGGTAGTCGTTTTTTCAACTAAACATCCTTTTTTTAATACCATAACCTTGTCGCTAAAGTGACGCACAATATTTAAATTATGGGTCACAAATACATAAGATAAGCCCATCTCTTTCTGTAATTTAAGTAACAAGTTAAGTATTTGAGAGCGTACTGATAAATCTAATGAAGCCAGTGCTTCATCTGCAATAATAATTTTGGGGTTAAGCATCAATGCTCTAGCCACTGCAACACGCTGTTTTTGACCTTCAGATACCATATGGGGATAAAAGCTGGCATGTTCTGGCAGTAAGCCAACTTTTCTTAATGTATCGGTGACCTGTGCTATGCGTTCAGCAGCTGACAAGTTTGTATTAAACCTCAACGGCTCTTCGAGCAAACTGCCAATAGTGAGTCTCGGGTTCAGTGATGTATTAGGATCTTGAAAAATCATTCTTATTGAGCGGCTACGCTGTTTGAAATTGCGCGCTTCTAATGCCTCTCCTTCAAATAATATCTCACCGGTAGTGCGTGGCTCTGCACCAACCAATATTCTCGCTAAGGTACTTTTACCTGAACTCACTTCACCAACAACCGCTAAGGTTTGTCCGCGCTCTAACTCGAACGAAATCGGCGAAAGAGCCTGGTTATATTGAGCTTTGAAACTCTTATAACCAGTGAAGTAGCGTTTACTTAACCCATTTACTTTAAGTAATGGAGTTGTCATCTTCTACCTCATTTTGATATGGGAAGTGGCAGGCGAAATAGCGATCTTTTTCATGGACTAAACTGGGTTGAATTACGCATGACCGCTCAGCATCTGGGCAACGAGGTCCAAGCCTGCAACCTGCTGGTAAATGTTGCAATGATGGCGAAGAACCTTGCAGGGAAGGTAAGTAAGCTTTGTGGCGCATTTGACCTGTATGATCAGGTAAGTTTTTAAATAAGGCTTTAGTGTATGGGTGATAGGGTTGCTTCACTAACTCGCCTACTGGGCCAGACTCCATGATTTGACCGCTGTATAAAATACTAATGCGATCACACCATTTTACTAATGTCTCTAAATCGTGACTGACTAATAGAATAGACACATTTTGCAGTTGGTTTAATTGGGATAGCAGCCTAAAAATCTGTGCCTGAGTTTTTAACTCCATGGCATTTGTGGGCTCATCGGCAATAAGTAACTTAGGGTAATTGGCTACGGCCATGGCAATCATGACCTTTTGACATTCACCTTCAGAAAGCTCCCACGGATAACTTTTCATTATTGCTTTAGGGTTTTTAATGCCCACTTTGTGAAGCCATTTTTGCGCAGTAAGATTAGTGTCTTTTGCTCTTCGCCAAAAGGGCACGGCTTTATTGGGTGTTAACGACTCGATTAATTGACTGCCAATGGTTTTTACAGGATCCAAGCTACCCGATGGATCTTGAAAAATCATGGTCATATCACAACCCATTAAACTGCGGCGTTGCTTTTTACTCATCTCAAGTAAATTCTGACCATCCCACATCATCCGATCTGCAATAATTCTCCAATTGGGGCCTAAGACACCCAAAATGGCTTTTGCTAATAAGCTTCTGCCTGAGCCTGACTCTCCGACTAAACCATGTATTTCACCTGGATTGATGGTCAGACTGACCTTCTCAAGCACTTTAACAGTGCCTTGGGGGGTATCGAGTTCAATGGTGAGGTTTCTTATATCAAGTAATGGCATAAGCTAATTTCTTATCGGCGCTAATGCCGAGCGTAATCCGTCACCCACTAAATTAATGGATAACACGGTAAATAAGATCGCAAGACCCGGGATTGTAATCGACCAAGGTGCTATTAAAAGGCTGTTCAAACCTTGGTGTATCATCGCGCCCCATTCAGGACTTGGAGCTTGGGCTCCGAGGTTAAGAAAACCTAAAGCGGCAATGTCCAAAATAGCCACTGAAATCGCGATGGTAGTCTGGATTATCACGACCTCCCAGACGTTGGGCATAATGACGTACCAAAAAATTTGTAACTGACTCGCTCCGTCAAGTTTTGCTGCAATCACGTACTCTTTTTGCAGTTCTTCATGAATCGCTTGATGAATGGCTCGGACAAATTGCGGCGTCAAAGCAATACCAACAGCCCAGAATATGTTGCTTAATCCAGGGCCTGTTACCGCGACCACCAAAATAGCTAATAATAAAGATGGAATCGACAGGAGTGCATCGAGTAAATGACCTAGAATACTGGATTTTAAGCCTCGCATCATGCCTGATAGTGAACCGATAACGAAGCCTACTATCAATGCAAACAGCACGACTACTAATGACATTCCAAAGGTCAATCTCACACCGTGGAGTATACGGCTAAATAAATCTCGGCCTAAATCATCAGTACCTAGAAAATGGGATACATGGCCTAATGCATCCCAAGAGGGCGGTAGCAATATGACTTCAGGGTTTTGCATTTCAGGTGGGAAAGGGGCAAGTATTGGACCTAATAACACTAACAGCAATAAAAATATAACCGCCCATAACCCAGCAACTGCAAAGGGATTACTGGCGAAGGCTTTCCATAACTGCCACATTGGAGAAACAATGTGTTCTTCCTGGTAAATCTTATTTGTTTGCATACAATTCTTTCCTATTAATCGGGTTAATAGTGGTATGCACTAAATCAATCACAATACTCAAAAAGATAATTAACAATGATACTGAAAGAATACCTGCCTGAATGACGGTGTAATCTCGTTGGTAAATACCGGCAATGAGCCATGTGCCAACACCGGGCCAAGAAAATATGACCTCAACCACAATACCGTAACTTGCAAATGAACCTAGCATTAAACCAAAGGCTTTTAGCACTGGGATGAGTGCATTCGGTAAGGCATGTTTTATTAATATACTGTAGGTATTGAGCCCCCGAGCCTCTGCTGCACGGATGTAAGTTTGGGTCATAACCGTCATCATCGCTTGTCTGGTGTTACGTACTACTACAGTAAAAGGCAATACCGCCAAAGTAACGGCAGGTAAAATGATATGCAAAAGTGCATCTTTAAACGCTGAAATACGATAGCTTTCCGTCGAAAGCAAAGTATCAATAAGCATAAAGCCGGTTACCGGTTCAATTTCATAAAGTAAGTTAATTTGTCCTGATATTGGCAGCCATTCTAGCCTTACCCCAAACCACAGAGATAAGGTTAATCCTAACCAAAAAACGGGAATGGAGTAGCCTGTCAGCGTTAATGCCAAAATACTACGCTGTATTGACTTACTTTCACTGAGGGAGGCAAGTACACCTAGTGGCACGCCAAAGAAAACCGCTATAACACCGGCAAAAAGTGATAGCTCAAAAGAAGCTGGTAATACACTTTGGAGTTCAGTGGCAACACTTTGTTGAGAGTTAACTGAAATACCGAAATCACCAGATAACCGTTGAGATAAATACGCGATGAACTGATTCAATTGATTGCTTTCGAGTTTATAGTCTTCAACCGTTTGAATTTGTTGTTCCACTGATGGGAATTGCACACCCGTTAAGGCATACCCCTTATCAACCGGGAACATTCCTGTAGCAAAAAATAAAACCGCAATCATCACTAATGAGGTGGCAAAAAATAAATTAATCCGTCTTAAGAAGTAACGCCACATTAGGGTTGTTTCTCCTGTTGTTTTAGTACCACATTAGATAAAGATATTCCGCCATAAGAATTGAGGTTTTTAGCTGACACCGAAGTATTTTTCAGTATGAGCTTTCTGGCATGGGCAATATTGACCAAGGGGACTTGTTGATGAATGATTTTTTCAGCCTCTTGATAAAGGATTTTTCTTGCAGCTTTAGATTGAGTTGCCTTGGCTTGTGTCAGTACTGAGTCTAATTCTGACGAACACCATTTAGAGCGATTATTATTTGACTCATTTGCGCTGCAGCTGAGTAGCGGCGTGAAAAAATTATCAGGATCAGTGTTATCAGCATTCCAACCGATTAAAACAGAGTCGTAATCATTTGAAATGAGTTTTTGTGAAAAAACGCTCCAGTCATAACTGACAATATTGACAGTGACGCCAATTTTAGCCAAATCAGCTTGTATCAATTCGGCTGTTATTAATGCATTTGGGTTATAGATACGAACGACAGGCATTGCCCAAATATCAAATGATAGATTGCTGACTCCAGCCTCTTTTAGTAGCTGCTTTGCTTCTTCAGGATTGTATTCATTACTGTCCAGAGCCTCTGAATATGCCCAAGAGTTTGGTGGCAACATGCCTGTCGCAGCATCAGCGGTATCATGGTATACCACATCTAAAATATTCTGTTTATCAATGGCGTGAGCAAGGGCATGTCGAACCCTAACATCATCAAGTGGCGGCTTTTGGGTGTTAAAAGCCCAAAATGCAACGTTCAACCCAGGTTTACTACTGAGTTCTAGGTGTTTGTGTTTCTTGATAACCGCTAGTTCATTGGGTTTAGGTAATGCCGAAATTTGACAGTCTTTGGTGATGATTTTTGCTAATCGACTCGTACTCTTAGGGGTTATATCGAAAACAAGCAGATCTATTTTAGCGGGTTCTCCCCAGTAATATTGATTACGCTTAAAGCGGATATATTCATTTTTGACGTAACCCGCGAGATAGAAGGGTCCCGTTCCTACGGCAAAATAATCAATATTTTCAGGTGTCCCTTTTTGTAGCTGTTGCTGTGCATATTCGGCAGAAAGAATGACAGCGAAATCAGTGGCTAGATTAGCTAAAAATGATGCATCTTTATTCGCCAAATGAAATACCACTTCGTAATCATTAACTTTTTCAATGTTTGTTACTAGGTTTGAAAAGCCAATACTTTGGAAAAAGGGATAGCCCGTGCGACTGACAAGGTGATAAGGGTGTTTAGTATCAATAATGCGGTTAAATGAAAATAATACATCGTCAGCATTGAAGGGGCGAGATGGGCTAAAAATGTCGCTATATTGGAATTGCACACCTTGGCGTAAAATGAAATGATATTTCAAACCATCATCAGAAACGGTCCATTGAGTAGCAAGCCCAGCAGTAAAGTCAGAAGAGTCGTTATTATAATCAAGAAGGCGATTATAGAGCTGATGAGAGCTCGCATCTATGGTGGTGCCGGAAGTCACCAGTTGGGGGTTAAATGTTTCTGGGTTGCCTTCTGAACAATAAACAATGCCAGAAGGGACATTTAACTCTCCACAACCCGTTATCAATAAAGACAATAAGCACATTAGTGTTGCCGGGAACCAGCGTTCTAGTTTATCACGCATTTTATTATCATTATTTTAGACTCTGAGAGACTATTTTAGCAGTGTTAATAACTTAGGAGCAAATATCACACTCATGCTTTTTCAAGTAAATTGTATTTTTTCAATATCCCACGTAATTGGTGATAACTTAAGTTAAGCATTTCCGCGGTTTTCTTCTGATTATATTGGCTTTCAGCTAACGCTCTTTTAAGTAACTCGACCTCGTAATTTTCAGTGTGATCCTTAAAGTCCAATGGAAAGCTGATTGCTAAGGGTTGAGCTTGGTTTAAGTCTGCTGTATCAATTGCTTCAGACTGGTTGATGTCTGCTGGAGCTTGTTGGCTAGGCGCGTGATCATTGGTTGAACTTGCTTGTTGTCTTTCCCTAGTTTTAACTCTAGACATAGGGCGATAAGGTGAAGCAAATGGATCGACAATAATATGATCGATTTCTTCGCCATCAGATCCACGGCGATAAACACTTCGCTCAACCACGTTTTTGAGTTCACGGATATTACCTGGCCAACGATGTGACATGAGTTGCTCTATCGCCACGGGGCTAAAACCAGTAAAGAACTCTAAGCCCAGTTGTCTTGCCATGCTGATAGCAAAGTATTCCGCTAATGGCATGATATCTTCTGTACGGCAGCGCAGTGGCGGTAGGGTAATAACATCAAATGCTAAGCGATCGAGCAAATCAGCCCTGAATTCCCCATTTTCAGCTAAAGAAGGTAAATCTTCATTGGCTGCACAAATTAGTCTGACGTTTGTTCTAACGGTTTTACTGCCGCCAACACGCTCAAACTCGCCGTATTCGATTACTCGCAATAACTTTTCTTGAATTAAACCTGAGGTATTAGCAAGCTCATCTAAAAACAGCGTCCCTTCATCTGCACGTTCAAAGCGGCCTTCATGCTTGCCTTTAGCACCGGTAAAGGCGCCAGACTCATGACCAAATAGCTCACTTTCTAGTAATGACTCACTTAGTGATGAACAATTTAGTTTTATAAATTCTTGGTCCCAACGGGCTGAAAGATAATGCAAACGTTCTGCAATAAGTTCTTTTCCCGTTCCGCGCTCACCGATAATGAGTACCGGCTTCGAAAGGGGGGCTACTTTGGACACATGTTCTAAAACTTCTAATAAAGCATTAGATTGTCCGATAAGATTATCTTGCTCAAATTGTCTAGGCACTGTAATTTTTAGTCTATTACGCTAACAAGTGGTGAAAATCATAATAGTTGGCTAAAGCTACAAAAGGAAGTAAAAGTTAATAAATTGGTTAACTAGTTGAAAAATAAAGCTTTTAAAAAGTTGGCATGACTTGTGTATTATATTCTTCGACATTAACAATATATTTGAGGAAAACATTATGGGAATCTTTTCACGCTTTGCAGATATCATTAATTCTAACATCAGCGCTTTATTAGATAAGGCTGAAGACCCAGAAAAAATGGTTCGTCTGATTATTCAGGAAATGGAAGATACGTTAGTTGAAGTACGTTCTACATCTGCAAAAGTATTAGCAGAAAAGAAAGAGTTACTAAGACGTATTAGCCGTGTGCAAGAACAAGTCATCGATTGGCAAACTAAAGCTGAATTAGCTTTATCGAAAGATAGAGAAGACTTAGCAAAAGCAGCGTTAGTTGAAAAACAAAAGACAGTCGCATTATTAGAAACACTTGAGATGGAACTTCAAGTTGTAGAAGAGCACATTGCTCGTCTAAAACAAGAAGTTGAGCAACTACAAGAGAAGCTTAATGATGCAAGAGCACGTCAAAAGACCATTATCATGCGTAAGCAAACTGCCACTTCGCGTTTAGAAGTAAAAAAGCAGCTTGATTCAAGCAAAATTGATGATGCAATGGTGAAGTTCGAACAATATGAACGTCGCGTTGAAGGATTAGAGTCACAAGTTGAAGCTTATGATTTAGGCAAGAAAGGTAATCTTGCAGATGAATTTGCCGCACTTGAAGCTGAAGATTCAGTCAATGATGAGTTCGAAGCATTAAAAGCGAAAGTTAAAGCTAAATCACAACCTAAATCAAACAAGTAAACTTTTTCAGAGGTGAGTTATGGATATGGATCTTCTTATTGCCCCAATCATTATATTTTTAGTTATTGTGGCGCCTATCTGGTTGATTCTTCATTATCGCAGTAAGCGACAAGTGAGTCAGGGGCTCACTGAGGCGGAGTTTACTCAATTAAACGATTTAATTGCTCAAGCAGATAAAATGGGCCAACGAATCGAAACATTGGAAGCTATTTTAGATACAGAGGCACCTGAGTGGAGGGGTAAAGATGAACAAAGCTAACGGTCGTACTTTATACCGCATCCCCAAAACAGGTAAAATATCAGGCGTATGTGCAGGGATTGCAGATTACTTTAACTTTGAGACATGGTTAGTACGTGTCTTAGCCATTTCAATTTTGTTATTGGGCGGTGGAGGACCAGTAGTCGTTATCTACGTTGCATTGTGGATGATACTGGATATCAAACCTGAAAGTACAACACATGCTAAAGGCCATAAAGATATTGAAGTGAAGAAAAAAGTTTGGCAGGCAGGAGAGCCAGCAAAGCGCGCTCTACATGATGTAAATAGTCAGTTTTATGCACTCGAGATTAGATTGCAGCGACTTGAGCGACATGTCACTTCAGATAATTTTGATTTGAAAAGAGAAATTAACAATCTTTAACTCGATTCAAACTAATATCTTCATATAATTCCAATGGGCGGTTTACCGCCCTTGTTTATTTTCCCCGCTAGTCATGCAGATTTAATCTGCAGTATTCACATTACTGATTAAACATTACAGTATTAAATTCAATACGAATTGTATTAAAATCTAATCATAAACTTTTCGCCTGTTGTTAAATTGAGATTAACTATGAGTTTTATTGATCGTTCAATTAATAAGATTTCCCAGAAAACCCAGCAATTAGTTCATCGTTCAACAGATAGGCATGTGCGCTTGGCTGTTACGGGGCTGTCTGGTGCAGGGAAAACGGCATTTATTACCGGTTTAGTTAATCAAATGCTCCATGCTGGTCAGCACTCAGATAAAGGCCAAAAACAAAATCCACTGCCTTTATGGCAAGTATGTCGTGAAAACCGTCTAGTTGGCATAAAGCGAGCTATGCAGCCAGATTTGGCTATTGCCAGTTTTGATTATCAAGGTGGGATGAATTCTTTAACTCAAACTCCTGCAACTTGGCCGGCATCAACAAGAAATATTTCCGAATTAAGATTGGCGATAAAATATCGACCGAGAAAGGGGATATTGGCAAAACTGTCTGAAACCGCCACTTTATATGTCGATATCGTCGATTACCCCGGTGAGTGGTTGCTCGACTTACCGATGATGAAACAAAATTTTGTTCAATGGAGTGAAGCCCAAGCTGCGGTTAAAAAGCGCCTAGAGGTCTCCGGTTGTTATTCAGATTTTGCCAGTGAGTTAGCCGCCATTAATCTAACTGATGTTGCTGATGAGCATAAGTTAAAACAAATCGCTGATCTTTATCAAACGCTACTGCTCGATTTAGTGAATAACCAAGGCTTTTATTTAGCGCAGCCAGGAAGAATGTTGTTGCCTGGTGAGTTTGCTGATACCCCTTTACTGGCCTTCTTTCCGTTGATTCATCTTGATAAAGAGGCATTATCCGAGCTAGAAAACGCTGCTGATGATAGTTATTACCAAGTACTAAAACGCCGTTACGACGAGTATGTTTCAGTGGTGGTAAAGCCTTTTTATCGTGACTATTTTGCCAGTTTTGACCGTCAATTGGTGCTGGTGGACTGTTTTAACGGTTTAAATAGCGGTAAAGCGCAGTTTGAGGACATGGGTAATGCACTTAATAGCATTGTTGAAAGTTTTCATTTTGGGCAGTCCAGTTTATTAAGGCGATTATTTTCCCCTAAAATAGACAAGCTACTGTTTGCGGCAAGTAAAGTTGATCGTGTTACTCGTGATCAGCAAGGCCAGGTATTAAGCTTATTAACCGACATGCTAAAACATAGTCAGCATTTTGCTAACTATGAAGGTTGTGAAGTTGAAACCATGGCCATTAGTGCGATAAAGGCGACTCAACATGGGATGGTGTCGACATCAACCGGTGAGCAAGAGGTGGTTAGGGGGATTGACGAGAATCAGCAAATGTTAACGATATTTCCTGGAGAAGTACCGCAACATCTACCTGAAGACAGCTTCTGGGATAAACAAGGTTTTAATTTTGTTTCATTTAATCCGCCTAAGTTACCCAATTCGTCACTATCAGATCCACGTTTTGAGCATATTCGCTTAGACCATTTATTACAGTTCCTTTTGGGCGATAAGTTGCAATAACATGACTAAAAATAATCCTAATCCTAAATATACAGATGCCAATGACACTCAACTGAGAAAACAACATGTTTTTGAAACTGAAAGTCTCGACTCTGCGAATGATAAAGATACCACTGAGCAAGATGTCAAAGCACAACAGTCATTTGCTGATGTTGATTTCATTTGCGAATCAAATTTAGCAGATCTTCCACAAGCGATTGATGGGCTTGAATCGATTAGTCAGCAAGACGATAAACCGCGAAATTTGTCTTTGCTCGCCAAGCTGTCTTTTATTGCATTAATCCTTGTGGTTATCGTGCAGTCACTACAGGGTTTGCAAAATGCTTACTTACAAAGCCCATGGTTATTTGGTTTTTATCTGGCAGTAACAGGCATTGTTGTTGCTTGGGCTGGAGCAATAACATTATCAGAATGGCGCAAACTGGTTAAGCTCAAGCATGTTGCTGATACGCAAGCTGCAGGTGAGCGCTTAGCACTGAGTATGCAGCGTGGTGAAGCCGGAAAATTTATAACGCCTTTATTACAAAAATACCCAAATAGCCAAGGTAAAAAGCAATATTTAGCCATTGATGGTAGGGAGCATAATGATGCTGAAATGGTGTTGCTATTTGATGAATTAGTTTTATCTGAACGAGATGAAAAAGCGAAAAAGATTGTCGGTCGATTTGCTGCAGAATCAGCATTGCTATTGGCGGCAAGCCCCCTCGCTGTATTAGATATGGCGATTATTTTGTGGCGAAACCAGCGGATGATCAATGCAATTGCTGATGTTTATGGCATCGAGCTGGGTTATTGGAGCCGGATTAAACTGATTAAAAGCATTGTACTTAACATTGTTTATGCAGGTACAACCGAAGTGGTTACTGATTTGGGGACGCAATTACTGTCAGTTGAGATGACAGGAAAATTATCAGCAAGACTTGCTCAAGGTCTAGGTGGCGGCTTGCTTACCGCACGTCTAGGCTATCAGGCCATGAGCTTATGCCGACCGCTCAGCTTTAAAGAGCAAAATCGTCCTAAGCTGAGTCAAGTTCATCAGCAGCTATTAGGCGAGTTAAAGTCTTTTTCAAGTTCTGTATTACACAGCAATAAAACCAAAGAAAAACAGTTTGCAGAAAAATAGCTGGGTATTTTTTATGCAAAATATAAATTGTTGACTACAGTTTTATGACGGCTCGGATTGATGTGTGTATTGTTCATTGAATAACACATCATCTTATGCTGAAAGATACCGATCACGGATATGGAAGCAGATCGGTTTATAAATAGGACTTAACAGGAGTTAACAATGTCTAATAAAGCTATGAAACATCCATTACTCATGGGCGTTATATTGGTTGGTGCACTGTCACTAATGAGCATAAACGTCAATGCAGCCACAAAAGAAGTTAAATCTACATCCCAAACAACACAGGTAAAAAAGCCTGCTAAAAATGTGGTTAGTAAAATCAATATTAATAAGGCGACAGTTGTAGAGCTGCAAGCCCTTAACGGCGTAGGGGAGGCGAAAGCTAAAGCTATTGTCGAATATCGAAAAAAGAACGGTAAATTCAAAAGCGTGCAGCAATTGACACAAGTGGCAGGAATAGGTGAAAAACTGGTTGAGAAAAATACCCAAGTAATTAGCCTTTAAGATCAGCTATAAATACCTAAAAGCGAAAAAGGGAGCTAATGCTCCCTTTTTTTCGCTCAAAAATAATCGATAGCGATATTACTGTATTTGGTCTTATTTGGGTCTTATTATTGTGCGCTCAATTGTTGTCCATTGACTGCAACTGAATCTTCACCCATGAGGTATAAGTACGTCGGCATTATATCTTGGGCCGTTTTTAATGTTTGTGGATCTTCACCAGGATAAGCTTTAGCGCGCATTTCTGTGCGCGTTGCACCTGGGTTAATACTATTAACACGAAGATTGGTACCATCACATTCATGGGCAAGCACTTGCATCATACCTTCGGTGGCAAATTTAGAAAAAGCGTAAGGCCCCCAATATGCACGTCCTTGACGACCAACACCGCTAGAAGTGAAGATAATAGATGCTGATGGTGCGCTTCGCATGATCGGTAATAAGGCTTTAGTTAAGATGACTTGGGCGGTGACGTTCACTTTCATAACATCTTCTAGTGATTCAAGGTCAATATGTTCAAACGGACCAAGCGCGCCTAATAAGCTTGCATTGTGTAGTAAACCATCTAAATGATTGAATTGTTCAGCGATTGTTTCTGCCATGTCTTTGTAGTTTTGTTCTGTTGCACCTTTTAAATCTAACGGCACAATGGCAGGTTTAGGATAACCAGCTTGTTCTATTTCATCGTAAACAGCTTCAAGTTTTTTTACTGTTTTACCTAATAGGATGACGGTTGCGCCATGTTTTGCAAAGTTTATCGCTGCAGTTCGACCAATTCCAGCACCTGCACCTGTAACAAGGATTGTTTTATTTTTTAGTAAATCTTTTTCAGCTTGATATTCCAACATGGTTCATTTTTTCCTTGGACTGCAAAAGCGCGTCAAATCTCAATTCGAACAAAAGTTAAACGCTCGTTTCAAACAAATGACTGATAAATGTTAGTAAGTACCACTTTCTCATGTAACAAACTTGTAGCTAACTCTATAATTTTACGTTAACTTGAGATTAGTTAAGGACAAAAATATGTCCTTATGGTCATGCGTTTACACTATTGTGACCAATTTTTGGGGAAATTAAAATTATTACAACAAGATTTGGGGAAAAAAAGATGAAAAGACTCATATTGGGTGTTGCAATTGCATCTGCTCTTGGGCTTAGCGGCTGTAGTGAAGATAGTTCTAACGAAGCAAAAGATAATGTACAACCGCTTATTCCATCATCTCAAGTGGTTTTTGACCCAGCCAACGGAGATGTACCTTTACCAAACGACTTATTATTCAATGGAACATTAGACGGCACCCTCGCAATACCTGGAGAAGACGGTATTGATTATGTTGATCCATCGCTTGCTTTGGGGGCATTAGATGGCTGGTCAACTTCATCACCAATTTCGCTTAGTGTTGATTTAGCAACAGACTCTGATGGTGCAATGCTTACACTTGATGAAGCCTCTGTTTCTCAACCTGGTGCAGTAAGATTATTTGAAGCCACTGTTGGCGGCGCTTTATCTTCTGATCCTGAATGTAGCGATGCGCCTTCTGTATCAGCATGTAAAGTTGGTGCTGAACTGCAATTTGGTGTTGATTTTGTAGCACTAGCTTCAGGCAATAAAATTGCAATAGTGCCTTTAAAACCGCTAAAAGCAAATCAATCGTATATTTATGCAACGACTAGCTTAGTTCAAGACTCAGCGGGTCGTGCAGTTGAACCATCGAGCACATATAACTTATTAAAACTTGATATCGACACTAAGCCTCTTGAAACACCTGACCAATTATTCCTTCAAGGTTTAGTTAATAGTTATGAAAAGGGCTTAGCAGCAGAGCATGGTGTTGAT is a window of Shewanella donghaensis DNA encoding:
- the pspF gene encoding phage shock protein operon transcriptional activator, with the translated sequence MPRQFEQDNLIGQSNALLEVLEHVSKVAPLSKPVLIIGERGTGKELIAERLHYLSARWDQEFIKLNCSSLSESLLESELFGHESGAFTGAKGKHEGRFERADEGTLFLDELANTSGLIQEKLLRVIEYGEFERVGGSKTVRTNVRLICAANEDLPSLAENGEFRADLLDRLAFDVITLPPLRCRTEDIMPLAEYFAISMARQLGLEFFTGFSPVAIEQLMSHRWPGNIRELKNVVERSVYRRGSDGEEIDHIIVDPFASPYRPMSRVKTRERQQASSTNDHAPSQQAPADINQSEAIDTADLNQAQPLAISFPLDFKDHTENYEVELLKRALAESQYNQKKTAEMLNLSYHQLRGILKKYNLLEKA
- a CDS encoding YcjX family GTP-binding protein, with the protein product MSFIDRSINKISQKTQQLVHRSTDRHVRLAVTGLSGAGKTAFITGLVNQMLHAGQHSDKGQKQNPLPLWQVCRENRLVGIKRAMQPDLAIASFDYQGGMNSLTQTPATWPASTRNISELRLAIKYRPRKGILAKLSETATLYVDIVDYPGEWLLDLPMMKQNFVQWSEAQAAVKKRLEVSGCYSDFASELAAINLTDVADEHKLKQIADLYQTLLLDLVNNQGFYLAQPGRMLLPGEFADTPLLAFFPLIHLDKEALSELENAADDSYYQVLKRRYDEYVSVVVKPFYRDYFASFDRQLVLVDCFNGLNSGKAQFEDMGNALNSIVESFHFGQSSLLRRLFSPKIDKLLFAASKVDRVTRDQQGQVLSLLTDMLKHSQHFANYEGCEVETMAISAIKATQHGMVSTSTGEQEVVRGIDENQQMLTIFPGEVPQHLPEDSFWDKQGFNFVSFNPPKLPNSSLSDPRFEHIRLDHLLQFLLGDKLQ
- a CDS encoding ABC transporter substrate-binding protein, with protein sequence MRDKLERWFPATLMCLLSLLITGCGELNVPSGIVYCSEGNPETFNPQLVTSGTTIDASSHQLYNRLLDYNNDSSDFTAGLATQWTVSDDGLKYHFILRQGVQFQYSDIFSPSRPFNADDVLFSFNRIIDTKHPYHLVSRTGYPFFQSIGFSNLVTNIEKVNDYEVVFHLANKDASFLANLATDFAVILSAEYAQQQLQKGTPENIDYFAVGTGPFYLAGYVKNEYIRFKRNQYYWGEPAKIDLLVFDITPKSTSRLAKIITKDCQISALPKPNELAVIKKHKHLELSSKPGLNVAFWAFNTQKPPLDDVRVRHALAHAIDKQNILDVVYHDTADAATGMLPPNSWAYSEALDSNEYNPEEAKQLLKEAGVSNLSFDIWAMPVVRIYNPNALITAELIQADLAKIGVTVNIVSYDWSVFSQKLISNDYDSVLIGWNADNTDPDNFFTPLLSCSANESNNNRSKWCSSELDSVLTQAKATQSKAARKILYQEAEKIIHQQVPLVNIAHARKLILKNTSVSAKNLNSYGGISLSNVVLKQQEKQP
- the pspC gene encoding envelope stress response membrane protein PspC; protein product: MNKANGRTLYRIPKTGKISGVCAGIADYFNFETWLVRVLAISILLLGGGGPVVVIYVALWMILDIKPESTTHAKGHKDIEVKKKVWQAGEPAKRALHDVNSQFYALEIRLQRLERHVTSDNFDLKREINNL
- the pspB gene encoding envelope stress response membrane protein PspB codes for the protein MDMDLLIAPIIIFLVIVAPIWLILHYRSKRQVSQGLTEAEFTQLNDLIAQADKMGQRIETLEAILDTEAPEWRGKDEQS
- the pspA gene encoding phage shock protein PspA translates to MGIFSRFADIINSNISALLDKAEDPEKMVRLIIQEMEDTLVEVRSTSAKVLAEKKELLRRISRVQEQVIDWQTKAELALSKDREDLAKAALVEKQKTVALLETLEMELQVVEEHIARLKQEVEQLQEKLNDARARQKTIIMRKQTATSRLEVKKQLDSSKIDDAMVKFEQYERRVEGLESQVEAYDLGKKGNLADEFAALEAEDSVNDEFEALKAKVKAKSQPKSNK